The following coding sequences lie in one Spartobacteria bacterium genomic window:
- a CDS encoding formylglycine-generating enzyme family protein, whose product MPDRFQDARARVGQKKPNAWGLYDMHGNVYEWCSDWYGDYSVLAQVDPKGANSGSGRVLRGGGWYFNASYCRVANRYFYVPSIKRNYLGFRLALATTGR is encoded by the coding sequence ATGCCGGACCGATTTCAGGACGCCAGAGCGCGTGTGGGTCAGAAAAAGCCCAATGCATGGGGATTGTATGATATGCATGGCAACGTGTATGAGTGGTGTTCTGATTGGTACGGGGATTATTCTGTGCTCGCACAGGTTGATCCGAAGGGTGCGAATTCGGGCTCGGGCCGCGTGCTTCGGGGCGGAGGCTGGTATTTCAACGCTTCGTACTGTCGTGTTGCGAATCGTTACTTCTACGTCCCTTCGATCAAGCGCAACTACCTCGGCTTTCGCTTGGCTCTCGCGACCACAGGTAGATGA